The Deltaproteobacteria bacterium genomic sequence AAAAATCACTCGAGAAGCGCAAGCAACTCGTTGACTTAGCAAGCCTACGAACCAAGCGCGCCTTGGGGACACAAATTGATGTGGCGCTGGCGCAAGTGGCCTATCACGATGCCAAACAGGATTTAACGGAGCTTACCGCAGAGTTTGATATTCTCAACAAACAGCTGCTTCGCCTCGTCGGCTTGCCCCAAGATATTGAACTGAAGCTTGAGCAAGAAGCTCTGAGCCAGCTTAAGGTTGAGGAGCTTGCACCCGTGGCAGTTTATATCGAAAAGGCGCTGACTAACCGCTTTGAACTCGATATTGCAGCCTCTCGAATCGACGCCGCCAAAGCGCAAACGTATCTACAAAAAGCCGAAGCGTGGCCGTGGTTTTCTCACATTAAAGTCGGCTACGAGATGAAGCCTGACAATGATTTTTCGGGTGCAGTTACCGGAGGCGTGGCCCTTGAGATTCCGCTTTTTAGTCTCAATGGCGGCGGCATCGAAGTCGCTCAAACGCGCGAGTCTGTTCGGCGTACCGAATACGAGCTGCAAGTAGAAAATATCGTGGCGGAAGTGCAGCAGCAGTACCGCCAGGTGCAAAGAGCTGCGCAAGCACTTATCACTCTGCGTGATGGCTCTAAGGTTGCGGCAGAAGCAGCCACAGAAGCAGCACGCGCAGCGATGAACGCAGGTCAGGTTGTTGTTCAAGAGCTTGCCCTCATTGAAGAGCGCTCCGCTTCTACCCACCGTCAGTGGCTCCGGGCCCTGCGACGATACCACCGAGAACTCACCCAACTCTTCGAGCGCATTGCTCCCGCCGATTAAGAGCAGGCCTATCCTCTGTGGGCCAATGTAAACAAACTAAAGAGATCTATTGCGAAACTATTGAGCCCCAATAGCTCTTTAGCAAATTTGTAGAATCGACCCCCAAGCCGCGCTAAAATCCCATGACGACATTCACTTTGAACGGGGTTGCTTCATGAGAAGAGCATGTATCTACAAGTCGGTTGGGATTCTATTTATTTTAAGTATGGTCACGGCCTGTAACAGCGACTCTGAACCCGCTGAGGCTGATGCCAGTGATGTGTCTGACGCCAGTGATCCTTCGGATTCAACAGATCCGGCAGATGCAAGCGACCCAAGCAATACCTCAGATCTGGGCTACCCCGATTTAGCAAGCGTCTATGCCAAAGACAGAGTCTTGGAAGTTCAAGTCAGTATCCCCGAAGACGA encodes the following:
- a CDS encoding TolC family protein, yielding MAQINTLHLAVLVIGSSLIGGCYSPLALSKADLTAQAQKELRQEQTRAFDTLQTQGSSVTLSVEQAMQLALETSTNIKVRQASLAFANAKISEATQIRNPEIRYSQEKIENGFGDDSRMDVEFRVRPPRPGELGAKKAIAQASSRSAEASLKRERAKAKSRVRTLFREIGFVNEEIIASEKSLEKRKQLVDLASLRTKRALGTQIDVALAQVAYHDAKQDLTELTAEFDILNKQLLRLVGLPQDIELKLEQEALSQLKVEELAPVAVYIEKALTNRFELDIAASRIDAAKAQTYLQKAEAWPWFSHIKVGYEMKPDNDFSGAVTGGVALEIPLFSLNGGGIEVAQTRESVRRTEYELQVENIVAEVQQQYRQVQRAAQALITLRDGSKVAAEAATEAARAAMNAGQVVVQELALIEERSASTHRQWLRALRRYHRELTQLFERIAPAD